A genomic segment from Brienomyrus brachyistius isolate T26 chromosome 9, BBRACH_0.4, whole genome shotgun sequence encodes:
- the LOC125748282 gene encoding dual specificity tyrosine-phosphorylation-regulated kinase 1B-like isoform X1 produces MVITSTVEEKPQPSSRMVANLPAESWIGNPDQNLYLPQSHLLRKPSRSGSSSGCKPHSSSLCQPAALGFSPAEPTMSSQHSHPSFSNIHSMAEQQQVLSDMTILQRRIPPSFRDPASAPLRKLSVDLIKTYKHINEVYYTKKKRRAQQVPPEDSSTKKERKVYNDGYDDDNYDYIVKNGEKWLDRYEIDSLIGKGSFGQVVKAYDHHEQEWVAIKIIKNKKAFLNQAQIELRLLELMNKHDTEMKYYIVHLKRHFMFRNHLCLVFELLSYNLYDLLRNTNFRGVSLNLTRKFAQQLCTALLFLATPELSIIHCDLKPENILLCNPKRSAIKIVDFGSSCQLGQRIYQYIQSRFYRSPEVLLGMPYDLAIDMWSLGCILVEMHTGEPLFSGSNEVDQMNKIVEVLGVPPNHMLDQAPKARKYFDKLSDGLWTVKKNKDIKKVLYPSACEYKPPATRRLHEILGVETGGPGGRRAGEQGHAPCDYLKFKDLILRMLDYDPKTRITPFYALQHNFFKKTTDEGTNTSSSTSTSPAMDHSHSTSTTSSVSSSGGSSGSSNDNRNYRYSNRYYNSAVTHTDYEMQSPQAPSQQQLRIWPGGEGGPLSNSGDPPYPQLLLHKPAASQHSRHFLSGVGVGMGGMMEPHHPHPIYGSHHSNGRQLRQQQQQQQNQPQNQSQPCQSAQSLMPVSSPQMQDSIELSLSHHHHLGQSSIMPPQSLDSQYGSSNLHLGLSAFRTRTVMAPQPPPPPPPTASQQQLAQPPPSQDSMVAASGLGYIPPCYPGSNNNNNPPQGSVGVGGSMLTGGPPPRGIGGGGRPDSEESAMMSVCGSGGGGGPNAANS; encoded by the exons ATGGTGATCACTTCAACTGTGGAAGAGAAGCCACAGCCTTCCAGCAGGATGGTTGCAAATTTACCTGCCGAGTCCTGGATCGGCAACCCAGATCAGAATCTGTATCTGCCACAGTCACACCTGCTCCGGAAGCCATCACGAA GTGGAAGCAGCTCAGGATGCAAGCCCCACTCCTCCTCCCTCTGCCAGCCTGCAGCCTTGGGCTTCTCCCCCGCTGAGCCAACCATGTCGAGCCAGCACAGCCACCCCTCCTTTAGCAACATCCACTCCATGGCCGAACAGCAGCAG GTGCTGTCAGACATGACCATTCTGCAGAGGAGGATCCCCCCAAGCTTCCGAGATCCAGCTAGTGCACCACTGCGAAAACTGTCGGTTGATCTCATCAAGACATATAAGCACATCAATGAG GTGTATTATACAAAGAAAAAGCGACGTGCCCAGCAGGTTCCCCCTGAGGATTCCAGCACTAAAAAGGAGCGCAAGGTGTACAATGATGGTTATGATGATGACAATTATGACTACATTGTCAAGAATGGGGAGAAGTGGTTGGACCGTTACGAGATTGACTCACTCATTGGCAAGGGCTCCTTTGGACAG GTGGTAAAAGCCTATGACCACCATGAGCAAGAGTGGGTAGCCATCAAGatcatcaaaaacaaaaaagccTTCCTGAACCAAGCTCAGATTGAGCTGCGCTTGCTGGAGCTCATGAACAAACATGACACGGAGATGAAGTACTACATTG TGCACCTGAAGAGACACTTCATGTTTCGGAACCACCTTTGCCTGGTGTTTGAGCTTCTGTCCTACAATCTGTACGACCTCCTGCGCAACACCAATTTCCGTGGTGTTTCGCTCAATCTGACGCGCAAGTTTGCTCAGCAGTTGTGCACAGCCTTGTTGTTCTTGGCCACACCAGAGCTTAGCATCATACACTGCGATCTAAAGCCTGAGAACATCCTCCTCTGCAATCCTAAAAGGAGTGCCATCAAAATTGTGGATTTTGGAAGCTCCTGCCAGCTGGGTCAACGG ATCTACCAGTACATCCAAAGTAGGTTCTACCGATCTCCGGAGGTACTGCTTGGCATGCCTTATGATCTGGCCATTGACATGTGGTCCCTGGGCTGCATTCTGGTTGAGATGCACACAGGGGAGCCTCTCTTCAGTGGTTCCAATGAG GTGGATCAGATGAATAAAATAGTTGAGGTGTTGGGTGTCCCCCCCAACCACATGCTAGACCAGGCCCCCAAAGCACGGAAATATTTTGACAAGCTGTCTGACGGCCTCTGGACCGTCAAGAAGAACAAGGACATAAAGAAGGTACTTTATCCTTCGGCTTGC GAGTATAAGCCCCCTGCCACAAGACGGCTCCATGAGATTCTTGGGGTGGAAACAGGGGGGCCAGGGGGCCGGCGGGCCGGAGAGCAGGGCCACGCACCCTGCGACTACCTGAAGTTCAAAGACCTGATCCTCCGCATGCTGGACTATGACCCTAAGACCCGCATCACACCCTTCTATGCTCTGCAGCACAATTTCTTCAAGAAGACCActgacgagggcacgaacaccAGCAGCTCCACCTCTACTAGCCCCGCCATGGACCACAGCCACTCCACCTCCACTACAAGCTCAGTGTCCAGCTCCG GTGGGTCTAGCGGTTCTTCCAATGACAACAGAAATTACCGGTACAGCAACCGGTACTACAACAGTGCAGTCACTCATACTGACTATGAAATGCAGAGTCCACAG gcTCCATCTCAGCAGCAGCTGCGCATCTGGCCCGGAGGAGAGGGGGGTCCTCTGTCCAACAGTGGAGACCCCCCTTACCCCCAACTGCTGCTGCACAAGCCAGCTGCAAGCCAGCACTCCCGCCACTTCCTGTCTGGGGTTGGGGTCGGCATGGGAGGCATGATGGAGCCGCACCATCCCCATCCCATCTACGGGAGCCACCACAGCAATGGCCGGCAGCTCcgtcagcagcagcagcagcagcagaaccAGCCACAGAACCAGTCGCAGCCCTGCCAGTCGGCACAGTCACTGATGCCTGTCTCCTCCCCACAGATGCAGGACAGCATTGAGCTGAGCCTCAGCCACCACCATCACCTGGGTCAGTCTTCCATCATGCCACCCCAGAGCTTGGACTCTCAATACGGCTCCTCCAATCTCCACCTGGGCCTTTCTGCTTTTCGGACTAGGACAGTCAtggcccctcagcccccacccccaccaccccccacggCCTCTCAGCAACAGTTGGCCCAGCCTCCTCCCTCTCAGGACAGCATGGTAGCTGCCTCTGGGCTTGGGTACATTCCCCCATGTTACCCTGGcagtaacaacaataacaacccACCCCAGGGAAGTGTTGGGGTGGGAGGCAGCATGTTAACCGGGGGTCCTCCACCCAGGGGAATAGGTGGTGGGGGACGACCCGATTCCGAGGAGTCGGCCATGATGAGTGTGTGTGGTAGTGGTGGAGGGGGTGGTCCCAATGCGGCCAACTCTTGA
- the LOC125748282 gene encoding dual specificity tyrosine-phosphorylation-regulated kinase 1B-like isoform X4 — translation MVITSTVEEKPQPSSRMVANLPAESWIGNPDQNLYLPQSHLLRKPSRSGSSSGCKPHSSSLCQPAALGFSPAEPTMSSQHSHPSFSNIHSMAEQQQVLSDMTILQRRIPPSFRDPASAPLRKLSVDLIKTYKHINEVYYTKKKRRAQQVPPEDSSTKKERKVYNDGYDDDNYDYIVKNGEKWLDRYEIDSLIGKGSFGQVVKAYDHHEQEWVAIKIIKNKKAFLNQAQIELRLLELMNKHDTEMKYYIVHLKRHFMFRNHLCLVFELLSYNLYDLLRNTNFRGVSLNLTRKFAQQLCTALLFLATPELSIIHCDLKPENILLCNPKRSAIKIVDFGSSCQLGQRIYQYIQSRFYRSPEVLLGMPYDLAIDMWSLGCILVEMHTGEPLFSGSNEVDQMNKIVEVLGVPPNHMLDQAPKARKYFDKLSDGLWTVKKNKDIKKVLYPSACEYKPPATRRLHEILGVETGGPGGRRAGEQGHAPCDYLKFKDLILRMLDYDPKTRITPFYALQHNFFKKTTDEGTNTSSSTSTSPAMDHSHSTSTTSSVSSSGGSSGSSNDNRNYRYSNRYYNSAVTHTDYEMQSPQAPSQQQLRIWPGGEGGPLSNSGDPPYPQLLLHKPAASQHSRHFLSGVGVGMGGMMEPHHPHPIYGSHHSNGRQLRQQQQQQQNQPQNQSQPCQSAQSLMPVSSPQMQDSIELSLSHHHHLE, via the exons ATGGTGATCACTTCAACTGTGGAAGAGAAGCCACAGCCTTCCAGCAGGATGGTTGCAAATTTACCTGCCGAGTCCTGGATCGGCAACCCAGATCAGAATCTGTATCTGCCACAGTCACACCTGCTCCGGAAGCCATCACGAA GTGGAAGCAGCTCAGGATGCAAGCCCCACTCCTCCTCCCTCTGCCAGCCTGCAGCCTTGGGCTTCTCCCCCGCTGAGCCAACCATGTCGAGCCAGCACAGCCACCCCTCCTTTAGCAACATCCACTCCATGGCCGAACAGCAGCAG GTGCTGTCAGACATGACCATTCTGCAGAGGAGGATCCCCCCAAGCTTCCGAGATCCAGCTAGTGCACCACTGCGAAAACTGTCGGTTGATCTCATCAAGACATATAAGCACATCAATGAG GTGTATTATACAAAGAAAAAGCGACGTGCCCAGCAGGTTCCCCCTGAGGATTCCAGCACTAAAAAGGAGCGCAAGGTGTACAATGATGGTTATGATGATGACAATTATGACTACATTGTCAAGAATGGGGAGAAGTGGTTGGACCGTTACGAGATTGACTCACTCATTGGCAAGGGCTCCTTTGGACAG GTGGTAAAAGCCTATGACCACCATGAGCAAGAGTGGGTAGCCATCAAGatcatcaaaaacaaaaaagccTTCCTGAACCAAGCTCAGATTGAGCTGCGCTTGCTGGAGCTCATGAACAAACATGACACGGAGATGAAGTACTACATTG TGCACCTGAAGAGACACTTCATGTTTCGGAACCACCTTTGCCTGGTGTTTGAGCTTCTGTCCTACAATCTGTACGACCTCCTGCGCAACACCAATTTCCGTGGTGTTTCGCTCAATCTGACGCGCAAGTTTGCTCAGCAGTTGTGCACAGCCTTGTTGTTCTTGGCCACACCAGAGCTTAGCATCATACACTGCGATCTAAAGCCTGAGAACATCCTCCTCTGCAATCCTAAAAGGAGTGCCATCAAAATTGTGGATTTTGGAAGCTCCTGCCAGCTGGGTCAACGG ATCTACCAGTACATCCAAAGTAGGTTCTACCGATCTCCGGAGGTACTGCTTGGCATGCCTTATGATCTGGCCATTGACATGTGGTCCCTGGGCTGCATTCTGGTTGAGATGCACACAGGGGAGCCTCTCTTCAGTGGTTCCAATGAG GTGGATCAGATGAATAAAATAGTTGAGGTGTTGGGTGTCCCCCCCAACCACATGCTAGACCAGGCCCCCAAAGCACGGAAATATTTTGACAAGCTGTCTGACGGCCTCTGGACCGTCAAGAAGAACAAGGACATAAAGAAGGTACTTTATCCTTCGGCTTGC GAGTATAAGCCCCCTGCCACAAGACGGCTCCATGAGATTCTTGGGGTGGAAACAGGGGGGCCAGGGGGCCGGCGGGCCGGAGAGCAGGGCCACGCACCCTGCGACTACCTGAAGTTCAAAGACCTGATCCTCCGCATGCTGGACTATGACCCTAAGACCCGCATCACACCCTTCTATGCTCTGCAGCACAATTTCTTCAAGAAGACCActgacgagggcacgaacaccAGCAGCTCCACCTCTACTAGCCCCGCCATGGACCACAGCCACTCCACCTCCACTACAAGCTCAGTGTCCAGCTCCG GTGGGTCTAGCGGTTCTTCCAATGACAACAGAAATTACCGGTACAGCAACCGGTACTACAACAGTGCAGTCACTCATACTGACTATGAAATGCAGAGTCCACAG gcTCCATCTCAGCAGCAGCTGCGCATCTGGCCCGGAGGAGAGGGGGGTCCTCTGTCCAACAGTGGAGACCCCCCTTACCCCCAACTGCTGCTGCACAAGCCAGCTGCAAGCCAGCACTCCCGCCACTTCCTGTCTGGGGTTGGGGTCGGCATGGGAGGCATGATGGAGCCGCACCATCCCCATCCCATCTACGGGAGCCACCACAGCAATGGCCGGCAGCTCcgtcagcagcagcagcagcagcagaaccAGCCACAGAACCAGTCGCAGCCCTGCCAGTCGGCACAGTCACTGATGCCTGTCTCCTCCCCACAGATGCAGGACAGCATTGAGCTGAGCCTCAGCCACCACCATCACCTGG AGTGA
- the LOC125748282 gene encoding dual specificity tyrosine-phosphorylation-regulated kinase 1B-like isoform X3, with protein MSSQHSHPSFSNIHSMAEQQQVLSDMTILQRRIPPSFRDPASAPLRKLSVDLIKTYKHINEVYYTKKKRRAQQVPPEDSSTKKERKVYNDGYDDDNYDYIVKNGEKWLDRYEIDSLIGKGSFGQVVKAYDHHEQEWVAIKIIKNKKAFLNQAQIELRLLELMNKHDTEMKYYIVHLKRHFMFRNHLCLVFELLSYNLYDLLRNTNFRGVSLNLTRKFAQQLCTALLFLATPELSIIHCDLKPENILLCNPKRSAIKIVDFGSSCQLGQRIYQYIQSRFYRSPEVLLGMPYDLAIDMWSLGCILVEMHTGEPLFSGSNEVDQMNKIVEVLGVPPNHMLDQAPKARKYFDKLSDGLWTVKKNKDIKKVLYPSACEYKPPATRRLHEILGVETGGPGGRRAGEQGHAPCDYLKFKDLILRMLDYDPKTRITPFYALQHNFFKKTTDEGTNTSSSTSTSPAMDHSHSTSTTSSVSSSGGSSGSSNDNRNYRYSNRYYNSAVTHTDYEMQSPQAPSQQQLRIWPGGEGGPLSNSGDPPYPQLLLHKPAASQHSRHFLSGVGVGMGGMMEPHHPHPIYGSHHSNGRQLRQQQQQQQNQPQNQSQPCQSAQSLMPVSSPQMQDSIELSLSHHHHLGQSSIMPPQSLDSQYGSSNLHLGLSAFRTRTVMAPQPPPPPPPTASQQQLAQPPPSQDSMVAASGLGYIPPCYPGSNNNNNPPQGSVGVGGSMLTGGPPPRGIGGGGRPDSEESAMMSVCGSGGGGGPNAANS; from the exons ATGTCGAGCCAGCACAGCCACCCCTCCTTTAGCAACATCCACTCCATGGCCGAACAGCAGCAG GTGCTGTCAGACATGACCATTCTGCAGAGGAGGATCCCCCCAAGCTTCCGAGATCCAGCTAGTGCACCACTGCGAAAACTGTCGGTTGATCTCATCAAGACATATAAGCACATCAATGAG GTGTATTATACAAAGAAAAAGCGACGTGCCCAGCAGGTTCCCCCTGAGGATTCCAGCACTAAAAAGGAGCGCAAGGTGTACAATGATGGTTATGATGATGACAATTATGACTACATTGTCAAGAATGGGGAGAAGTGGTTGGACCGTTACGAGATTGACTCACTCATTGGCAAGGGCTCCTTTGGACAG GTGGTAAAAGCCTATGACCACCATGAGCAAGAGTGGGTAGCCATCAAGatcatcaaaaacaaaaaagccTTCCTGAACCAAGCTCAGATTGAGCTGCGCTTGCTGGAGCTCATGAACAAACATGACACGGAGATGAAGTACTACATTG TGCACCTGAAGAGACACTTCATGTTTCGGAACCACCTTTGCCTGGTGTTTGAGCTTCTGTCCTACAATCTGTACGACCTCCTGCGCAACACCAATTTCCGTGGTGTTTCGCTCAATCTGACGCGCAAGTTTGCTCAGCAGTTGTGCACAGCCTTGTTGTTCTTGGCCACACCAGAGCTTAGCATCATACACTGCGATCTAAAGCCTGAGAACATCCTCCTCTGCAATCCTAAAAGGAGTGCCATCAAAATTGTGGATTTTGGAAGCTCCTGCCAGCTGGGTCAACGG ATCTACCAGTACATCCAAAGTAGGTTCTACCGATCTCCGGAGGTACTGCTTGGCATGCCTTATGATCTGGCCATTGACATGTGGTCCCTGGGCTGCATTCTGGTTGAGATGCACACAGGGGAGCCTCTCTTCAGTGGTTCCAATGAG GTGGATCAGATGAATAAAATAGTTGAGGTGTTGGGTGTCCCCCCCAACCACATGCTAGACCAGGCCCCCAAAGCACGGAAATATTTTGACAAGCTGTCTGACGGCCTCTGGACCGTCAAGAAGAACAAGGACATAAAGAAGGTACTTTATCCTTCGGCTTGC GAGTATAAGCCCCCTGCCACAAGACGGCTCCATGAGATTCTTGGGGTGGAAACAGGGGGGCCAGGGGGCCGGCGGGCCGGAGAGCAGGGCCACGCACCCTGCGACTACCTGAAGTTCAAAGACCTGATCCTCCGCATGCTGGACTATGACCCTAAGACCCGCATCACACCCTTCTATGCTCTGCAGCACAATTTCTTCAAGAAGACCActgacgagggcacgaacaccAGCAGCTCCACCTCTACTAGCCCCGCCATGGACCACAGCCACTCCACCTCCACTACAAGCTCAGTGTCCAGCTCCG GTGGGTCTAGCGGTTCTTCCAATGACAACAGAAATTACCGGTACAGCAACCGGTACTACAACAGTGCAGTCACTCATACTGACTATGAAATGCAGAGTCCACAG gcTCCATCTCAGCAGCAGCTGCGCATCTGGCCCGGAGGAGAGGGGGGTCCTCTGTCCAACAGTGGAGACCCCCCTTACCCCCAACTGCTGCTGCACAAGCCAGCTGCAAGCCAGCACTCCCGCCACTTCCTGTCTGGGGTTGGGGTCGGCATGGGAGGCATGATGGAGCCGCACCATCCCCATCCCATCTACGGGAGCCACCACAGCAATGGCCGGCAGCTCcgtcagcagcagcagcagcagcagaaccAGCCACAGAACCAGTCGCAGCCCTGCCAGTCGGCACAGTCACTGATGCCTGTCTCCTCCCCACAGATGCAGGACAGCATTGAGCTGAGCCTCAGCCACCACCATCACCTGGGTCAGTCTTCCATCATGCCACCCCAGAGCTTGGACTCTCAATACGGCTCCTCCAATCTCCACCTGGGCCTTTCTGCTTTTCGGACTAGGACAGTCAtggcccctcagcccccacccccaccaccccccacggCCTCTCAGCAACAGTTGGCCCAGCCTCCTCCCTCTCAGGACAGCATGGTAGCTGCCTCTGGGCTTGGGTACATTCCCCCATGTTACCCTGGcagtaacaacaataacaacccACCCCAGGGAAGTGTTGGGGTGGGAGGCAGCATGTTAACCGGGGGTCCTCCACCCAGGGGAATAGGTGGTGGGGGACGACCCGATTCCGAGGAGTCGGCCATGATGAGTGTGTGTGGTAGTGGTGGAGGGGGTGGTCCCAATGCGGCCAACTCTTGA
- the LOC125748282 gene encoding dual specificity tyrosine-phosphorylation-regulated kinase 1B-like isoform X2, with amino-acid sequence MVITSTVEEKPQPSSRMVANLPAESWIGNPDQNLYLPQSHLLRKPSRSGSSSGCKPHSSSLCQPAALGFSPAEPTMSSQHSHPSFSNIHSMAEQQQVLSDMTILQRRIPPSFRDPASAPLRKLSVDLIKTYKHINEVYYTKKKRRAQQVPPEDSSTKKERKVYNDGYDDDNYDYIVKNGEKWLDRYEIDSLIGKGSFGQVVKAYDHHEQEWVAIKIIKNKKAFLNQAQIELRLLELMNKHDTEMKYYIVHLKRHFMFRNHLCLVFELLSYNLYDLLRNTNFRGVSLNLTRKFAQQLCTALLFLATPELSIIHCDLKPENILLCNPKRSAIKIVDFGSSCQLGQRIYQYIQSRFYRSPEVLLGMPYDLAIDMWSLGCILVEMHTGEPLFSGSNEVDQMNKIVEVLGVPPNHMLDQAPKARKYFDKLSDGLWTVKKNKDIKKEYKPPATRRLHEILGVETGGPGGRRAGEQGHAPCDYLKFKDLILRMLDYDPKTRITPFYALQHNFFKKTTDEGTNTSSSTSTSPAMDHSHSTSTTSSVSSSGGSSGSSNDNRNYRYSNRYYNSAVTHTDYEMQSPQAPSQQQLRIWPGGEGGPLSNSGDPPYPQLLLHKPAASQHSRHFLSGVGVGMGGMMEPHHPHPIYGSHHSNGRQLRQQQQQQQNQPQNQSQPCQSAQSLMPVSSPQMQDSIELSLSHHHHLGQSSIMPPQSLDSQYGSSNLHLGLSAFRTRTVMAPQPPPPPPPTASQQQLAQPPPSQDSMVAASGLGYIPPCYPGSNNNNNPPQGSVGVGGSMLTGGPPPRGIGGGGRPDSEESAMMSVCGSGGGGGPNAANS; translated from the exons ATGGTGATCACTTCAACTGTGGAAGAGAAGCCACAGCCTTCCAGCAGGATGGTTGCAAATTTACCTGCCGAGTCCTGGATCGGCAACCCAGATCAGAATCTGTATCTGCCACAGTCACACCTGCTCCGGAAGCCATCACGAA GTGGAAGCAGCTCAGGATGCAAGCCCCACTCCTCCTCCCTCTGCCAGCCTGCAGCCTTGGGCTTCTCCCCCGCTGAGCCAACCATGTCGAGCCAGCACAGCCACCCCTCCTTTAGCAACATCCACTCCATGGCCGAACAGCAGCAG GTGCTGTCAGACATGACCATTCTGCAGAGGAGGATCCCCCCAAGCTTCCGAGATCCAGCTAGTGCACCACTGCGAAAACTGTCGGTTGATCTCATCAAGACATATAAGCACATCAATGAG GTGTATTATACAAAGAAAAAGCGACGTGCCCAGCAGGTTCCCCCTGAGGATTCCAGCACTAAAAAGGAGCGCAAGGTGTACAATGATGGTTATGATGATGACAATTATGACTACATTGTCAAGAATGGGGAGAAGTGGTTGGACCGTTACGAGATTGACTCACTCATTGGCAAGGGCTCCTTTGGACAG GTGGTAAAAGCCTATGACCACCATGAGCAAGAGTGGGTAGCCATCAAGatcatcaaaaacaaaaaagccTTCCTGAACCAAGCTCAGATTGAGCTGCGCTTGCTGGAGCTCATGAACAAACATGACACGGAGATGAAGTACTACATTG TGCACCTGAAGAGACACTTCATGTTTCGGAACCACCTTTGCCTGGTGTTTGAGCTTCTGTCCTACAATCTGTACGACCTCCTGCGCAACACCAATTTCCGTGGTGTTTCGCTCAATCTGACGCGCAAGTTTGCTCAGCAGTTGTGCACAGCCTTGTTGTTCTTGGCCACACCAGAGCTTAGCATCATACACTGCGATCTAAAGCCTGAGAACATCCTCCTCTGCAATCCTAAAAGGAGTGCCATCAAAATTGTGGATTTTGGAAGCTCCTGCCAGCTGGGTCAACGG ATCTACCAGTACATCCAAAGTAGGTTCTACCGATCTCCGGAGGTACTGCTTGGCATGCCTTATGATCTGGCCATTGACATGTGGTCCCTGGGCTGCATTCTGGTTGAGATGCACACAGGGGAGCCTCTCTTCAGTGGTTCCAATGAG GTGGATCAGATGAATAAAATAGTTGAGGTGTTGGGTGTCCCCCCCAACCACATGCTAGACCAGGCCCCCAAAGCACGGAAATATTTTGACAAGCTGTCTGACGGCCTCTGGACCGTCAAGAAGAACAAGGACATAAAGAAG GAGTATAAGCCCCCTGCCACAAGACGGCTCCATGAGATTCTTGGGGTGGAAACAGGGGGGCCAGGGGGCCGGCGGGCCGGAGAGCAGGGCCACGCACCCTGCGACTACCTGAAGTTCAAAGACCTGATCCTCCGCATGCTGGACTATGACCCTAAGACCCGCATCACACCCTTCTATGCTCTGCAGCACAATTTCTTCAAGAAGACCActgacgagggcacgaacaccAGCAGCTCCACCTCTACTAGCCCCGCCATGGACCACAGCCACTCCACCTCCACTACAAGCTCAGTGTCCAGCTCCG GTGGGTCTAGCGGTTCTTCCAATGACAACAGAAATTACCGGTACAGCAACCGGTACTACAACAGTGCAGTCACTCATACTGACTATGAAATGCAGAGTCCACAG gcTCCATCTCAGCAGCAGCTGCGCATCTGGCCCGGAGGAGAGGGGGGTCCTCTGTCCAACAGTGGAGACCCCCCTTACCCCCAACTGCTGCTGCACAAGCCAGCTGCAAGCCAGCACTCCCGCCACTTCCTGTCTGGGGTTGGGGTCGGCATGGGAGGCATGATGGAGCCGCACCATCCCCATCCCATCTACGGGAGCCACCACAGCAATGGCCGGCAGCTCcgtcagcagcagcagcagcagcagaaccAGCCACAGAACCAGTCGCAGCCCTGCCAGTCGGCACAGTCACTGATGCCTGTCTCCTCCCCACAGATGCAGGACAGCATTGAGCTGAGCCTCAGCCACCACCATCACCTGGGTCAGTCTTCCATCATGCCACCCCAGAGCTTGGACTCTCAATACGGCTCCTCCAATCTCCACCTGGGCCTTTCTGCTTTTCGGACTAGGACAGTCAtggcccctcagcccccacccccaccaccccccacggCCTCTCAGCAACAGTTGGCCCAGCCTCCTCCCTCTCAGGACAGCATGGTAGCTGCCTCTGGGCTTGGGTACATTCCCCCATGTTACCCTGGcagtaacaacaataacaacccACCCCAGGGAAGTGTTGGGGTGGGAGGCAGCATGTTAACCGGGGGTCCTCCACCCAGGGGAATAGGTGGTGGGGGACGACCCGATTCCGAGGAGTCGGCCATGATGAGTGTGTGTGGTAGTGGTGGAGGGGGTGGTCCCAATGCGGCCAACTCTTGA